The genomic DNA GATCTTGGCGACCCGGCGCAGGCGCTTGCGCCCAGCACTGGTCTCGGTGCTCACGTCATAGGTGATCAGGAGGTCGATCATGGGACTTTAGCGGTGGAGGTACGGTGGGTAGTGGGGGCGGTCACCGCGCAGGTGTTGGGCGAGGAGGCGGGCCTGGACGTGCGGGATCAGGCCGATGGGCGTCTTGCGCCCCGTGATGGGGTGGTAGACTTCCTCCCCCTTGCGCTCCTGGAGATGCTTGAGGATGGTCCGGCGCCCGTCCTCGGTGAGGGTGACGGTGCGGCCCTCGTGCAGGATGAAGTCGCGCGGGGTGAGCTGCTGGCGGTTGATGAGGGTGACCACGGCCCGGTCGGCAACGACGGGGCGCAGCTCCTCCATCAGGTCAAGGGCGAGGCTCTGGCGACCGGGACGCAGGGCGTGGAGAAAGCCAATCTGCGGGTCGAGGCCGACCGCCTGGCAGGCACTGGCGCACTCGCCCGCCAGCAGGGTGTACACGTAGTTGAGAACGGCGTTGATGGGGTCGCGGGCGGGCCTGCGGGTGCGTTCGCCCAGCCAGAAGAAGTCCCGGTTCGCGCGCAGCATCAAGCTGAACACCTCGAAGTAGCTGCGGGCGGCGGTGCCCTCGATGCCGCGCACCTCGTCCACCGTCTCGGCGAGGGGGAGGACGGCGATCTGCGCGTTGATGTCCCGGGCGGCCTGGCGCAGGGCGGGGGCGTCCTCCCCGGCGGCCTCGCGGGCCGAGCGCAGCAGGGTCGTCTTCTGGTTCTGGAGCTTGCCCGCCGCGATGAACCGGGCCACGGCGAGGGTGCGGGCCGCGTCGCAGGTGCAGGCGTGCTGGGCCACGCGCAACAGGACGTTGCCGCTCACGGGCGTCTCGCTGCGGGCGGTGAACTGGCCCCACTCGGTCAGCCAGGTGACGGGCTTGTGACTACGGCCCAGTTTCTGAATCAGGTATGGGCTGAGGAGCACGTTCCCGAACACCACGATGCCGTCAAGGTGGTGCAGGGGGAGCCGGGTCTTGAACTCACCGTCCACGTCCACGCGCACGTTGTCGTTCTCCAGGCGCAGGTAACTGCCCTGCGTCTGCACATACAGGGTATTCAGCAGGTGCCTCATGGGATGGGCCTCGTCTCGAAGGGGTCGTACCCGGCGGGGAAGTCGCGCGGGGCGAAGGGCTCGCACTCGTCGTAGAGGCTGCAAAGCTGGCAGCGGTCATCGGCGGCGGGCTCGGGCAGCCTGCGTGAGCGCAGCAGTTCGCGGATCCCGTCGCGGGCGGCAAGGACGGCGGCGCGCAGTTCCGGCGTGAAGGTCACCTCGCGCCGTTTGCGGCTGGCAACGTGGTAGATGTAGCCGCCTGGGATGCTCCCGCTGAACATCTCCTCCAGGCAGAGGGCCTGGGCGCAGAGCTGGACCTCGTCCGCGAGCCTGGATTTGGCCCGCCCGGACTTGTACTCGACGGGGCGGGGGGAGCCGTCCGGCAGCAGCTCGACCACATCAGCTACGCCGAAGAGGCCGTGTTCACGGGACACCAGGGGCAGGGCGCGCAGGGTCCTCACGCCGTCGCGCTCCTCACTGCCCCCGCCGTGCGCCCGCTCGTGCTGACCCCGGCCACGCGCCGTCTGCTCGTTCTCGGTCCAGACCTGCTCGATGTGGATCAGCGCGTACTGGCGCGGGCAGAACACGAAATGCTGGAGGGCGGAGAGGGGAATAGGGTCGTCCATAACACCTCCCGAAACAGCAAAGAGGCCGAGCGGTGGGGCTCGGCCTGGCAGAAATTTAACCTTCGGTCAGAACCGTCAGGGTGACGCCCGAGAAGTCTGGAAGCGCGCCCTCCTGTGGACGCTCTACGGCGTACTCGTCAAAGCTGCGGGGTGCTTTCCCCTCCCCAAGAGCAGGCACGTTCACCAGCTTGAACAACTTGTGGGCTGGAGCCTTCCCCAGCGCATTGTCATGACTGAATACGTAGAGGCCGCGCACGGCCATCTCACCCCGGCTGGCGCTTCGGTCGAGGTTGAAGAGGTTGACCAGCGCCTCCCAGAACAGCCGCAGGTCGTCCTCGGTGACTCCCGTTCCACCTTCTTCGCGGGAGCGGCCGAGCAGCGGATTGAAGAAGCCGTGAGCACGGTAGAGACCGTAGGGCAACACGCTCTTACGCCCTATTTCCGTCGTACCTGTCTCCATGCGTTCCTCGGTGGTGCGGGCCTGACGGGTAATGGTGATATCCAGGGGCAGCACCCGGTCGATGCTTCGCGCGAAAGTGATCTGTACGGGACCACGCACCTGACCAGCGTTGACTTTGCCCGTGGACAATACGGCCCCAAAGAGGCGGATGTCGTAGTAGCTACCCATCATGGTATTGCGAACGTCCTTGTTCGCCACCTTGTTGTTGGTCTTGCCCTCGGACTCACCCTGAGCCTTCTCGATTAGGGTGTTGAGGGCCACACGACTTTGGATAAACATCGGCGTACCATGTGCAAGCTGTAAATAGTCCCGCACCTTTCGCTTTATGGCAACATCTGTCACAAAGCCCAGTTGGGTTTCGGGGTCAGTACGAGGAGCATTGGCGGCATCCGGGTCGCCGTTGGGATTGCCATTGGTGACATCAAACAGCAGGACAAACTCATGGCGAACGGCAGGATTGCTGATGTTGGCAATTTTCTGTTCAGTGTTCATTCTGCAACTCCTTCAGTGTTGGCCTCTGCCTGCTCATCGGCTTTCTTGTCGGCTTCGCTCCAGTTGGCGCGGATATCACCCCGCTGGTGCCAGTACCCCAGCCCGAAGTTGCCCTGCCCCTGCATATCGAGCGAGGCGGGATAGCCACCCTGAGCTACAATCTGCGCAATCAGCGTTTCCATCTGAATGTTCAGGTTCTTCCCTGCCCTGGGCAGGTGCGCCACCGTCGCCAACTTCACGAGGCGTGGGAAAATGCCTTGCGGCGCGGTAGACGCTGTGCCGAAGCTGCGCTGCGCCGTCGTAGTCTTCAGGCGCTTGCCTCCCTGGTGGTAGGTGTAGACCTGCTGCGCCTCCTCCAGCACGGCGAGCAAGCGTCCACAGAGGTAGGCGGGGTTGTCCTCCAGCTTCTCCAGACCCGTCATGAATTCGTCTCCTTTCGTTTCCAGTTGCCAGTGATAAAGGGCCAGCTTGAGCGCCGCCGCCAGAGCGTGCAGGTGGCGTTGCCGTTCCCATTCGGCCAGTTGCTTGTCCTGCTGACCCTTGACGGTCAGGGTTCGGAACCGCTGCACGGCGAGGGCCAGCAGCTCCTGCGGTGGCGGTGTGCCCTGGTAGGCTGTGCGGATGAGATCACGGGTGAGGTTGGCGTTCTTGGTATCCATCGCCTCCATCAGCGCATTGATGGAGTGAGGCTGACCGGCATGTCCCCAGGCGTTGTTAACCGTCGTTCCGTTGAGGTAGTCCCGGACGTGAGAGACAACCTGCCCGAGGTCCCGGTAAAGCCACTCGCGCAGGGCGGTGCGACCTACGTTCGGGCTGAAGACGGCTAGCGCAAACTTCGTCCCGTCGATGGTGGTCACGTGCGCCTGAGCTTGTCCCTGGACGTTCAACAGGCGCGACAGTTGCGAAAGGCGGGCTTCGGGCTTGGGCTGGTCGCTGCCCTTCTTCGCGCCCTTAGTTCGCTTGGCAGGCTTGGGCGCCTCTTCGCCCGTATCATCACCGAGTTCGTCCGGTTCCTGTGCCGCGGGTTTCAGGATGTCGCCGAGCGCCCCCTCGAAGTTGCCGAAGGAGCCTAGTGCGGAGACCCAATCAAAGGCAGAGGCAGTTTGCTTCGCGTCCTTAGGAACATCGATCCAGAAGAGGGCCACCTGATTTCGCAGGCTCTCCAGTTGCACCTTGCCCGCGCTCTTGTCCATCACGATGATACGGCGGTGTTCCTTGCTTCCCGACAGGGCGTTGAAGACCCGCGAGGCTGTATCCGCACACTCGTAGCAGAGGTTGTTGTGCCCGTCTGTCCCAGAGCGGCCCGACACGAACGCACTCTTGTTCAGCGAATGCAGCGGCCCCGGCTTGCTGATGAGCTTGACTCCGACTGGAATACGCCCGATCAGTGGTTTGACCAGACCGCAAACGGAACACTCACCCGTAACCACCTGTTTGTCCCCATCACGCACGGCGATGCGCTCCTGTGCCTCTGCCACCCAGAAGGCTTTGGCATCGGGGTGCTGAAAGAGGCGTTGGCCTTGCAATGATCCGTCAAGGAGTTCAAAGGTCACCCAGTCTTTGGCTGAAATCTCCTTGTAGCGCGCGTCCTGTTCTATCCAGCCCTCGGTGATTGCAGTTTGAACACGCCGAATGGCCTCACGCAGTTCCGGCCCGATTTGGGGAGCCTCCTGCATCCGCTCCAGCAGGGCTATGAAGCTGGCATGTTTCTCAGCAGCGCGGTCATCTGTTTTGCCTTTATCATCGCGGCTGATGCCCAGCACATAACTCGCCTCGTCCGCGAGCGGGTGCGGGTCTACACCACTTGTGCGCCCCGTGTAGGGCCGCGACCATCGCAACCCTTCCAGGTTAGCCTCGGAAAGACGAGCGCCGTCCGGGCCAAGTTCCACCACCCAGCGAATCGGCTGCGAGTAGTTGTAAAACCCCGTTGGCGGCAGCAGTTTGCTGAACTCCTCGTCCTTGGCGTGCTCCACAAGGGCGTCAAGCATGGCGGCCCTCCAGACGGTCCAGTTTCCCGTAGCCCAGCAGAGCAGGGGCGGGCGGGTCGTCCTGCGGGACCTCGATCCAACCGTTTTTTAGCTCGGCGTGGAAGTACACTGCCTCCATATAACCGTCCGTCAACGCCCACTTTTTGCCGTCATGCCGCTTGAATTGCAGTTCTTTACGCGCCTTGCTGGGAACGAAGGCGAGGTCGAGCAGCACCGTGCCGAAGTCCTGGTTGAGCGATGTATCCGGTTGTTCGTCCGGCGTGGCGGGTTCAAACTCAGCCCAGAACTCGCGCGTCCCCAGATAAGGTTGGTGGCGGCACTGTCCGCTTCGCGCCCGCCGATTGAAACACTCCGTGTGCTTTACCAGCAGGTTCACGCCGTTTGCCTGCGCCTCTGCGTGGGGCTGGACGTGAATGTCGGCATGGATCAGATACTCCACATCCTTGAGGATCAGGCTGGAACGCTGCTGCCGGTCGTCCTCAACGTAGATCGGCGTTTTTCCCTGCCGGTTGCCCAACTCGTTCCGCAGCACCGTGGTCGGCGTCCCCAGCTTCACCACCCCGATGCGCCGAATGCGGTACTTGAACTCCGGCTTCCAGTAGATGGCCTCCAGCACGCCACGCATGGCACTTGGCGTCGGGACGCCGTAAGAGACGCGCTCAACTTTAAACTCCGGCCTGGAGAACAGGGCATAGTCGCCCCGCACCCGCAGGCACACCGACGGGTCTTTCATACCGACCTCCGAGAACAGCTTACTTCAGAATTCTACTTCATGTGAGTTCTTGCCCGAGTCATGTGCCATAAAGTGGGAAAAGGAGGTGGAATCACGCTCAGGCTGCTATCAGTCATTACCTTCGTGTGCCTCGGCTGCGTTGTCGCCCTTACGGGCTGGCATCTGTGGACCGGGCGGGAACCCAGCGCCGCCCTGCTGGCCCTTCTGGGGTCACTTATCGGGGCTATCATTGGTAAAGCCGTCATCGGGAGGAGCACCGAAGTTTCTCGTGGCAGCGAGGCAACCCCTTCTGGGGTTGAGGATCGAAACATGTGAGTTCTGGCCCCAGCCAGGACCGAGGGGAAGGGACCACCGTGATCTCTTCCCCTCATACAATGTTTTCCCCGTACTTGTACTGGATTAGGTCGGCAGGGTCCCGATCAATCGGCAGCCCCACGAGATCGTCATACTTGTCCTTCCTTTCCCAGAGATAGACGTTCTCCTCCAGCTCGCGCAGCATTCCTTGGCCGCGAAGTTTCTTCGCCTCGTGGCTATAGATGTTGACGATGTAAGGCTGGAGCGCTCGCCAACCCCTGCGCGTGGGGAACTCCTGCCATTTCCGCAGGTGCCCCGCGTAGTCGCCGTAAGGCACAATGACGCTCACGGTGTCGTTGTCGATCAGGCGGTAAGTGTCGGCCACCTGTCTGAACTCCAACTGACCCCGGAGTGACTGAACCCCTTTCTCATCGGGTTCTACGTCCCGGTACAGCAACTCGAAGTAGTCGCGGAGGATGTCCGTGCCGTTCAGTTCCTCCGCGATGTCACGAGTTTCTACGAGGCGGCGGGCCTTTTCGATGCCCTTCTGATACGGCCCTTTCGG from Deinococcus aerius includes the following:
- the cas1c gene encoding type I-C CRISPR-associated endonuclease Cas1c, with translation MRHLLNTLYVQTQGSYLRLENDNVRVDVDGEFKTRLPLHHLDGIVVFGNVLLSPYLIQKLGRSHKPVTWLTEWGQFTARSETPVSGNVLLRVAQHACTCDAARTLAVARFIAAGKLQNQKTTLLRSAREAAGEDAPALRQAARDINAQIAVLPLAETVDEVRGIEGTAARSYFEVFSLMLRANRDFFWLGERTRRPARDPINAVLNYVYTLLAGECASACQAVGLDPQIGFLHALRPGRQSLALDLMEELRPVVADRAVVTLINRQQLTPRDFILHEGRTVTLTEDGRRTILKHLQERKGEEVYHPITGRKTPIGLIPHVQARLLAQHLRGDRPHYPPYLHR
- the cas4 gene encoding CRISPR-associated protein Cas4; this translates as MDDPIPLSALQHFVFCPRQYALIHIEQVWTENEQTARGRGQHERAHGGGSEERDGVRTLRALPLVSREHGLFGVADVVELLPDGSPRPVEYKSGRAKSRLADEVQLCAQALCLEEMFSGSIPGGYIYHVASRKRREVTFTPELRAAVLAARDGIRELLRSRRLPEPAADDRCQLCSLYDECEPFAPRDFPAGYDPFETRPIP
- the cas7c gene encoding type I-C CRISPR-associated protein Cas7/Csd2 yields the protein MNTEQKIANISNPAVRHEFVLLFDVTNGNPNGDPDAANAPRTDPETQLGFVTDVAIKRKVRDYLQLAHGTPMFIQSRVALNTLIEKAQGESEGKTNNKVANKDVRNTMMGSYYDIRLFGAVLSTGKVNAGQVRGPVQITFARSIDRVLPLDITITRQARTTEERMETGTTEIGRKSVLPYGLYRAHGFFNPLLGRSREEGGTGVTEDDLRLFWEALVNLFNLDRSASRGEMAVRGLYVFSHDNALGKAPAHKLFKLVNVPALGEGKAPRSFDEYAVERPQEGALPDFSGVTLTVLTEG
- a CDS encoding type I-C CRISPR-associated protein Cas8c/Csd1, with translation MLDALVEHAKDEEFSKLLPPTGFYNYSQPIRWVVELGPDGARLSEANLEGLRWSRPYTGRTSGVDPHPLADEASYVLGISRDDKGKTDDRAAEKHASFIALLERMQEAPQIGPELREAIRRVQTAITEGWIEQDARYKEISAKDWVTFELLDGSLQGQRLFQHPDAKAFWVAEAQERIAVRDGDKQVVTGECSVCGLVKPLIGRIPVGVKLISKPGPLHSLNKSAFVSGRSGTDGHNNLCYECADTASRVFNALSGSKEHRRIIVMDKSAGKVQLESLRNQVALFWIDVPKDAKQTASAFDWVSALGSFGNFEGALGDILKPAAQEPDELGDDTGEEAPKPAKRTKGAKKGSDQPKPEARLSQLSRLLNVQGQAQAHVTTIDGTKFALAVFSPNVGRTALREWLYRDLGQVVSHVRDYLNGTTVNNAWGHAGQPHSINALMEAMDTKNANLTRDLIRTAYQGTPPPQELLALAVQRFRTLTVKGQQDKQLAEWERQRHLHALAAALKLALYHWQLETKGDEFMTGLEKLEDNPAYLCGRLLAVLEEAQQVYTYHQGGKRLKTTTAQRSFGTASTAPQGIFPRLVKLATVAHLPRAGKNLNIQMETLIAQIVAQGGYPASLDMQGQGNFGLGYWHQRGDIRANWSEADKKADEQAEANTEGVAE
- the cas5c gene encoding type I-C CRISPR-associated protein Cas5c, with amino-acid sequence MKDPSVCLRVRGDYALFSRPEFKVERVSYGVPTPSAMRGVLEAIYWKPEFKYRIRRIGVVKLGTPTTVLRNELGNRQGKTPIYVEDDRQQRSSLILKDVEYLIHADIHVQPHAEAQANGVNLLVKHTECFNRRARSGQCRHQPYLGTREFWAEFEPATPDEQPDTSLNQDFGTVLLDLAFVPSKARKELQFKRHDGKKWALTDGYMEAVYFHAELKNGWIEVPQDDPPAPALLGYGKLDRLEGRHA